A genomic region of Micromonospora sp. NBRC 110009 contains the following coding sequences:
- a CDS encoding DNA polymerase Y family protein translates to MTVAPVRTLLLWCPDWPVLAAEIVDGVPATDPVAVLHANRVVACSERARAEGVRRGLRRREAQGRCPQLIVVDHDPGRDARAFEPVVAAVEEVAAGVEVIRPGACALAARGPSRYLGGEEAAAERIVEHVAQTCVVESQVGIADGVFAAGLAARDGRIVPPGGTTEFLAGLPVEALGRPALTDLLRRLGVRTLGDFAALPAGDVLARFGFDGALAHRLAAGRDHRPLAVRQPPADLTVTADYDEPLDRVDAAAFAARMLAEQLHERLAGYGLACTRLGIEAVTAHGQELHRVWRHDGLLTAAAIADRVRWQLDGWLSGSNGRGGARPARPTAGIIRLRLVPDGVLAQAGLQPGLWGETGEERERAHRALSRVQGILGPEAVVTAVLGGGRSPADQVRLVPWGDERLPARPGPPSLPAEPGPPAGAASSVESARPVESARPVESARPVESARSGGAASSVESARSGRVGRSGGAAPVPPWPGRLPPPAPAVVLPTPLLATVHDAAGEPVVVNARLAVSAAPARLVVGTGRPAEIVGWAGPWPVDERWWAPAEARRRARFQVGLADGAALLLAVEGGQWLVEAIYD, encoded by the coding sequence ATGACCGTTGCGCCGGTGCGGACCCTGCTGCTCTGGTGCCCCGACTGGCCGGTCCTCGCCGCCGAGATCGTCGACGGGGTGCCCGCCACCGACCCGGTCGCGGTGCTGCACGCCAACCGGGTGGTCGCCTGCTCCGAGCGGGCCCGCGCCGAGGGCGTACGCCGGGGGCTGCGCCGGCGGGAGGCGCAGGGGCGCTGCCCGCAGCTCATCGTCGTCGACCACGACCCCGGCCGGGACGCCCGGGCGTTCGAGCCGGTGGTGGCCGCCGTCGAGGAGGTGGCCGCCGGGGTGGAGGTGATCCGCCCCGGGGCCTGCGCGCTGGCCGCCCGGGGGCCGAGCCGCTACCTCGGTGGGGAGGAGGCGGCGGCCGAGCGGATCGTCGAGCACGTCGCCCAGACCTGCGTGGTGGAGAGCCAGGTCGGCATCGCCGACGGGGTCTTCGCCGCCGGCCTGGCCGCCCGGGACGGGCGGATCGTGCCGCCCGGCGGGACTACGGAGTTCCTGGCCGGCCTGCCGGTGGAGGCGCTCGGCCGGCCGGCCCTGACCGACCTGCTGCGCCGGTTGGGGGTGCGTACCCTCGGCGACTTCGCCGCGCTGCCCGCCGGGGACGTGCTGGCCCGGTTCGGGTTCGACGGGGCGCTGGCCCACCGGCTCGCCGCGGGCCGGGACCACCGGCCGCTCGCGGTCCGGCAGCCGCCGGCCGACCTGACCGTCACCGCCGACTACGACGAGCCGCTCGACCGGGTCGACGCCGCGGCGTTCGCCGCCCGCATGCTGGCCGAACAACTGCACGAGCGGCTCGCCGGGTACGGGTTGGCCTGCACCCGGCTCGGCATCGAGGCGGTCACCGCGCACGGTCAGGAGCTGCACCGGGTCTGGCGGCACGACGGCCTGCTCACCGCCGCGGCCATCGCCGACCGGGTCCGCTGGCAGTTGGACGGCTGGCTCTCCGGCAGCAACGGCCGGGGCGGCGCCCGCCCGGCCCGCCCCACCGCCGGGATCATCCGGCTGCGGCTGGTGCCGGACGGGGTGCTCGCCCAGGCCGGCCTGCAACCCGGGCTCTGGGGGGAGACCGGCGAGGAGCGGGAGCGGGCGCACCGCGCGCTGAGCCGGGTGCAGGGCATCCTCGGCCCCGAAGCGGTGGTCACCGCCGTGCTCGGCGGTGGGCGCTCCCCGGCCGACCAGGTGCGCCTGGTCCCGTGGGGCGACGAACGCCTGCCCGCCCGCCCGGGGCCACCGTCCCTGCCGGCCGAGCCGGGCCCGCCGGCCGGTGCGGCGTCTTCGGTTGAGTCGGCACGGCCGGTTGAGTCGGCGCGGCCGGTTGAGTCGGCGCGGCCGGTTGAGTCGGCGCGGTCGGGCGGGGCGGCCTCTTCGGTCGAGTCGGCGCGGTCGGGCCGGGTGGGGCGGTCGGGTGGCGCGGCGCCGGTCCCGCCGTGGCCGGGACGGCTGCCGCCGCCCGCGCCGGCCGTGGTGCTGCCGACCCCGCTCCTCGCCACCGTGCACGACGCCGCCGGCGAGCCGGTCGTGGTCAACGCCCGGCTGGCGGTGAGCGCCGCGCCCGCCCGCCTGGTCGTCGGCACCGGCCGGCCGGCCGAGATCGTCGGCTGGGCCGGCCCCTGGCCGGTGGACGAGCGCTGGTGGGCGCCGGCCGAGGCCCGGCGGCGGGCCCGGTTCCAGGTCGGCCTGGCCGACGGCGCCGCCCTGCTGCTCGCGGTCGAGGGCGGCCAGTGGCTGGTGGAGGCGATCTATGACTGA
- a CDS encoding error-prone DNA polymerase produces the protein MSFHNPNLPWSELERVLSGRPGGGPGGGGRGGKGRPRDGHGHRGERHLHVVDPLAVDADGGDSPAWSRKRQQYTPPELPRPDGAVPYAELHAHSNFSFLDGASHPQELAEEAARLGLTALAVTDHDGFYGVVRFAEAARALHLPTVFGAELSLGLPGPQNGEPDPLGRHLLVLAHGHEGYARLAATISRAQLRGGEKGRPVYGELAEVAAELRDHVLVLTGCRKGHVPAALLTEGVDAAARELDRLTALFGAETVAVELTDHGHPVDADRNDALAELAAAAGLPTVATNNVHYATPGRRRLATTLAAVRARRSLDEIDGWLPAAATAHLRSGAEMAARFAAYPGAVARAAEFGAELAFDLQLVAPKLPAYPVPTGHTEMSWLRRLTMDGARERYGPPEAHPEAYAQLEHELRMIDDLGFPGYFLVVYDIVAFCREQDIYCQGRGSAANSAVCYALRITNVDAVRHRLLFERFLAPERDGPPDIDVDIESDRREEVIQHVYARYGREHTAQVANVISYRPRSAVRDVAKAFGFSPGQQDAWSKQIDRWGSVAAVDVEDIPEQVVAYANELQTFPRHLGIHSGGMVICDRPVIEVCPVEWGRMPGRSVLQWDKDDCAAVGLVKFDLLGLGMLSALHYGYDLIGSRLDLGDMTLDDPEVYDMLCRADSVGVFQVESRAQMATLPRLKPRQFYDLVVEVALIRPGPIQGGSVHPYIRRKNGQEPVTFPHPLMRNALEKTLGVPLFQEQLMQLAIDLAGFDAAEADQLRRAMGAKRSVERMAQIADRLYAGMAERGITGELADDVYRKLTAFASYGFPESHAMSFAYLVYASSWLKRYHPGPFLAALLNAQPMGFYSPQTLVDDARRHGVEVRRPDINASGAKAVLESTPETRWGSQPGEPPHAWGLGGPAVRLGLGSVRTLGDDVAERIEAERTAHGPYRDMPDLARRVGLTAAQLEALATADAFACFGLTRRQALWAAGAAAQDRPGRLPGTVTGAAPPTLPGMEAVDRLVADVWATGLSPESHPARFIRDRLDALGAVPIARLGRVDPGQRVRVGGIVTHRQRPATAGGVTFLNLEDETGMLNVTCSPGLWQHYRRVARTSAALVVRGRLQRHEGVTSLTADRLDAIDPPVTPASRDFR, from the coding sequence ATGAGCTTCCACAACCCGAATCTGCCCTGGTCGGAGCTGGAACGGGTGCTCTCCGGGCGACCCGGCGGCGGACCGGGCGGTGGCGGGCGGGGCGGCAAGGGGCGGCCCCGGGACGGGCACGGGCACCGGGGCGAGCGACACCTGCACGTGGTGGACCCGCTGGCGGTCGACGCCGACGGCGGCGACTCCCCGGCGTGGAGCCGCAAGCGGCAGCAGTACACGCCGCCCGAGCTGCCCCGCCCGGACGGCGCGGTGCCCTACGCGGAGCTGCACGCGCACTCCAACTTCAGCTTCCTCGACGGCGCCAGCCACCCCCAGGAGCTGGCCGAGGAGGCGGCCCGGCTGGGGCTCACCGCGCTCGCCGTCACCGACCACGACGGCTTCTACGGCGTGGTGCGCTTCGCCGAGGCGGCCCGCGCGTTGCACCTGCCGACCGTCTTCGGCGCGGAGCTCTCCCTCGGGCTGCCCGGCCCGCAGAACGGCGAGCCCGACCCGCTCGGCCGGCACCTGCTGGTGCTCGCCCACGGCCACGAGGGGTACGCCCGACTCGCCGCCACCATCTCCCGGGCCCAGCTGCGCGGCGGCGAGAAGGGCCGCCCGGTCTACGGCGAGCTGGCGGAGGTCGCGGCGGAGCTGCGCGACCACGTGCTGGTGCTCACCGGCTGCCGCAAGGGGCACGTGCCCGCCGCGCTGCTCACCGAGGGCGTCGACGCCGCCGCCCGGGAGCTGGACCGGCTCACCGCCCTCTTCGGCGCCGAGACGGTGGCGGTGGAGCTGACCGATCACGGCCACCCGGTCGACGCCGACCGCAACGACGCGCTGGCCGAGCTGGCCGCCGCGGCGGGGCTGCCCACCGTGGCCACGAACAACGTGCACTACGCCACCCCGGGCCGCCGTCGGCTGGCCACCACCCTGGCCGCGGTCCGGGCCCGGCGCAGCCTGGACGAGATCGACGGTTGGCTGCCCGCCGCCGCCACCGCCCACCTGCGCAGCGGCGCGGAGATGGCGGCGCGGTTCGCCGCGTACCCGGGTGCGGTGGCCCGGGCCGCCGAGTTCGGCGCGGAACTCGCCTTCGACCTGCAACTGGTCGCGCCGAAGCTGCCGGCGTATCCGGTGCCGACGGGGCACACCGAGATGAGCTGGCTGCGCCGGCTGACCATGGACGGCGCCCGGGAGCGCTACGGCCCGCCCGAGGCGCACCCGGAGGCGTACGCGCAGCTGGAGCACGAGCTGCGGATGATCGACGACCTCGGCTTCCCCGGCTACTTCCTGGTGGTCTACGACATCGTCGCCTTCTGCCGCGAGCAGGACATCTACTGCCAGGGCCGGGGCTCGGCGGCCAACTCGGCGGTCTGCTACGCGCTGCGGATCACCAACGTGGACGCGGTCCGGCACCGGCTGCTCTTCGAGCGTTTCCTCGCCCCGGAACGGGACGGGCCGCCCGACATCGACGTGGACATCGAGTCCGACCGCCGGGAAGAGGTGATCCAGCACGTCTACGCCCGGTACGGCCGGGAGCACACCGCCCAGGTCGCCAACGTCATCTCGTACCGGCCCCGGTCGGCGGTGCGGGACGTGGCCAAGGCGTTCGGCTTCTCGCCGGGGCAGCAGGACGCCTGGAGCAAGCAGATCGACCGCTGGGGCTCGGTCGCCGCGGTCGACGTGGAGGACATCCCCGAGCAGGTGGTGGCGTACGCCAACGAGCTGCAGACGTTCCCCCGGCACCTGGGCATCCACTCCGGCGGCATGGTGATCTGCGACCGGCCGGTGATCGAGGTCTGCCCGGTGGAGTGGGGGCGGATGCCCGGCCGCAGCGTGCTCCAGTGGGACAAGGACGACTGCGCCGCCGTCGGGCTGGTCAAGTTCGACCTGCTCGGCCTCGGCATGCTCTCCGCCCTGCACTACGGCTACGACCTGATCGGGTCCCGGCTCGACCTGGGCGACATGACCCTGGACGACCCCGAGGTCTACGACATGCTCTGCCGGGCCGACTCGGTCGGGGTGTTCCAGGTGGAGAGCCGCGCGCAGATGGCCACCCTGCCCCGGCTCAAGCCCCGGCAGTTCTACGACCTGGTGGTGGAGGTGGCGCTGATCCGGCCCGGCCCGATCCAGGGCGGCTCGGTGCACCCGTACATCCGGCGCAAGAACGGCCAGGAGCCGGTGACGTTCCCGCACCCGCTGATGCGCAACGCGCTGGAGAAGACCCTCGGCGTGCCGCTGTTCCAGGAGCAGCTCATGCAGCTCGCCATCGACCTGGCCGGCTTCGACGCGGCGGAGGCCGACCAGCTGCGCCGGGCGATGGGGGCGAAGCGCTCGGTGGAGCGGATGGCGCAGATCGCCGACCGGCTGTACGCGGGGATGGCCGAGCGGGGCATCACGGGGGAGCTGGCCGACGACGTCTACCGCAAGCTCACCGCCTTCGCCAGCTACGGCTTCCCGGAGAGCCACGCGATGAGCTTCGCCTACCTGGTGTACGCCAGCTCCTGGCTCAAGCGCTACCACCCGGGCCCGTTCCTGGCCGCCCTGCTCAACGCCCAGCCGATGGGTTTCTACTCGCCGCAGACCCTGGTCGACGACGCCCGCCGGCACGGCGTGGAGGTACGCCGGCCGGACATCAACGCCAGCGGCGCCAAGGCGGTGCTGGAGTCCACACCGGAGACCCGGTGGGGGAGCCAGCCGGGCGAGCCGCCGCACGCCTGGGGGTTGGGCGGCCCGGCGGTCCGGCTCGGGCTGGGCAGCGTACGCACTCTCGGCGACGACGTGGCCGAGCGGATCGAGGCGGAGCGGACGGCCCACGGGCCGTACCGCGACATGCCGGACCTGGCCCGCCGGGTCGGCCTGACCGCCGCGCAGCTGGAGGCGCTGGCCACCGCGGACGCCTTCGCCTGTTTCGGGCTGACCCGGCGGCAGGCACTCTGGGCCGCCGGCGCGGCGGCCCAGGACCGGCCGGGCCGGCTGCCCGGCACGGTGACCGGCGCGGCCCCGCCCACCCTGCCCGGGATGGAGGCGGTGGACCGCCTCGTCGCCGACGTCTGGGCCACCGGCCTGTCCCCGGAGAGCCACCCGGCCCGGTTCATCCGGGACCGGCTGGACGCCCTGGGCGCGGTGCCGATCGCCCGGCTCGGCCGGGTGGATCCCGGGCAGCGGGTCCGGGTCGGCGGGATCGTCACCCACCGGCAGCGGCCGGCGACCGCGGGCGGCGTCACCTTCCTCAACCTCGAGGACGAGACCGGGATGCTCAACGTCACCTGCTCACCGGGACTCTGGCAGCACTACCGGCGGGTGGCCCGGACCAGCGCCGCCCTGGTGGTGCGGGGGCGGTTGCAGCGGCACGAGGGGGTCACCAGCCTCACCGCCGACCGGCTCGATGCGATCGACCCGCCGGTCACCCCGGCCTCCCGCGACTTCCGCTGA
- a CDS encoding sulfite exporter TauE/SafE family protein translates to MVVLLVAFGIVLLGAVAQAVSGFGYALVTVPLLAAALDPRGAVVVSALTGIGVTLIAAVRERAYARWRVALALTGSAVLGLPVGLLVLAYAPERVLRALIAVVVLGCVALVWSGARFRTGRVGLGSVGVLVGVLTAATGTNGPPLVAAFHSLGYDPRTFRATIAATFAGTGLMGLAGFAATGQVHADVVRTALVALPAVPLGWWLGNRLFHRIAPVVFRRIVLFGLLGSAGAALAGLAGLAG, encoded by the coding sequence ATGGTCGTGCTGCTCGTCGCGTTCGGCATCGTGCTGCTCGGCGCCGTCGCGCAGGCGGTCAGCGGCTTCGGCTACGCACTGGTGACCGTCCCGCTGCTCGCCGCCGCGCTGGACCCGCGCGGCGCCGTCGTGGTCTCCGCGCTGACCGGCATCGGGGTGACCCTGATCGCGGCCGTGCGGGAGCGCGCGTACGCCCGCTGGCGGGTGGCGCTGGCCCTCACCGGAAGCGCCGTGCTCGGGCTGCCGGTCGGCCTGCTGGTGCTCGCGTACGCGCCGGAACGGGTGCTCCGGGCGCTGATCGCGGTGGTGGTGCTCGGCTGCGTAGCGCTGGTCTGGTCCGGCGCCCGGTTCCGGACCGGCCGGGTCGGGCTGGGGTCCGTCGGCGTGCTCGTGGGCGTGCTCACCGCCGCCACCGGCACCAACGGGCCGCCGCTGGTGGCCGCCTTCCACTCGCTCGGCTACGACCCGCGCACCTTCCGGGCCACCATCGCCGCGACCTTCGCCGGCACCGGCCTGATGGGACTGGCCGGGTTCGCCGCGACCGGCCAGGTGCACGCCGACGTGGTGCGGACGGCCCTGGTGGCACTGCCCGCCGTACCGCTGGGCTGGTGGCTGGGCAACCGCCTGTTCCACCGGATCGCCCCGGTGGTGTTCCGGCGGATCGTGCTGTTCGGGCTGCTCGGCAGCGCCGGCGCGGCCCTGGCCGGCCTGGCCGGCCTGGCCGGATAG
- a CDS encoding methyltransferase domain-containing protein, which translates to MTRLGGVEQTRTLTPRTAVIWAVLGAELDRRAGEQLTVLDVGGGTGGFAVPLAEAGHRVTVVDASPDALAALTRRAAEAGVADRVRAVQGDADALTGLVEPASVDLVICHSVLEVVDEPASVVSALVGALRRGGAASVLVAGRAAAVLSRAMNGHLDVAAALAANPHGVAGPRDTLRRRYDADGAEALLADGGLTVEEIHGVRVLADLLPAAVADGQPAALVELERALAARPPYRDLAAQLHLFARRPA; encoded by the coding sequence ATGACTAGGCTCGGCGGGGTGGAGCAGACCCGAACCCTCACCCCCCGCACCGCTGTCATCTGGGCGGTGCTCGGGGCCGAGCTGGACCGGCGGGCCGGCGAGCAGCTCACCGTGCTCGACGTCGGCGGCGGGACCGGCGGCTTCGCCGTCCCGCTCGCCGAGGCCGGCCACCGGGTCACCGTGGTCGACGCCAGCCCCGACGCGCTCGCCGCGCTGACCCGCCGGGCCGCCGAGGCCGGGGTCGCCGATCGGGTACGTGCGGTGCAGGGCGACGCCGACGCGCTCACCGGGCTGGTCGAGCCGGCCAGCGTCGACCTGGTGATCTGCCACTCCGTCCTCGAGGTCGTCGACGAACCGGCGTCGGTGGTGTCCGCGCTCGTCGGCGCGCTGCGCCGCGGTGGCGCGGCCAGCGTCCTGGTCGCCGGCCGGGCCGCCGCCGTGCTCAGCCGGGCGATGAACGGCCACCTCGACGTGGCCGCGGCGCTCGCCGCCAACCCGCACGGCGTCGCCGGCCCGCGGGACACCCTGCGCCGACGGTACGACGCCGACGGGGCCGAAGCGCTGCTCGCCGACGGCGGGCTCACCGTCGAGGAGATCCACGGGGTACGCGTCCTGGCCGACCTGCTCCCCGCCGCCGTGGCGGACGGTCAGCCGGCCGCCCTGGTCGAGCTGGAACGGGCCCTGGCCGCCCGGCCGCCGTACCGGGACCTCGCCGCCCAGCTGCACCTGTTCGCCCGCCGCCCGGCATGA
- a CDS encoding alkaline phosphatase family protein, with protein sequence MTDPAVDPLDPVPPRYGGGSLVDVLPSACALLGVPGAADLLGLHPRLAGVRRIAVLLVDGLGWYQIPTAAPYAPTLAGLVATVGAPLTSGFPSTTPTSLVSLGTGRPSGAHGVLGFKVRVPDTDRVLSHIEWAGDPEPLRWQPVATWYERASAAGVAVTVVSRPEYAGSGLTLAANRGGDYRGASDADALATRMLAALAAGAGPTLVSGYHPDLDRHGHLSGVDSVPWRLAAAEVDRLLARLVDGLPPDAALLVTADHGQLNVPDAHRIDLDTDPRLRAGVRVVAGEPRIRYLHVEPGAAADVVAAWSAVLGDAAWVTTRDEAVATGWFGPVPEEHLVRIGDVVVVCRGTYAVVATRSEKPMESRLVAYHGSDTAAEMTIPLLVVRG encoded by the coding sequence ATGACCGACCCGGCGGTGGATCCGCTCGACCCGGTTCCGCCCCGCTACGGCGGCGGCAGCCTCGTCGACGTCCTGCCCAGCGCGTGCGCGCTGCTCGGCGTGCCCGGCGCGGCCGACCTGCTCGGCCTGCACCCCCGGCTGGCCGGGGTACGCCGGATCGCCGTGCTGCTGGTCGACGGGCTCGGCTGGTACCAGATCCCCACCGCCGCCCCGTACGCCCCGACGCTGGCCGGTCTGGTCGCCACCGTCGGCGCCCCGCTCACCTCCGGCTTCCCGTCGACCACCCCGACCAGCCTGGTCAGCCTCGGCACCGGTCGCCCGTCCGGGGCGCACGGGGTGCTCGGTTTCAAGGTGCGGGTCCCCGACACCGACCGGGTGCTCAGCCACATCGAGTGGGCCGGCGACCCGGAGCCGCTGCGCTGGCAGCCCGTCGCGACCTGGTACGAGCGGGCCAGCGCCGCCGGGGTCGCGGTGACCGTGGTCAGCCGCCCCGAGTACGCCGGCAGCGGCCTCACCCTCGCCGCCAACCGGGGCGGCGACTACCGGGGCGCGTCGGACGCCGACGCGCTCGCCACCCGGATGCTGGCCGCCCTCGCCGCCGGCGCCGGGCCGACCCTGGTCTCCGGCTACCACCCCGACCTGGACCGGCACGGTCACCTCAGCGGCGTCGACTCGGTCCCGTGGCGGCTCGCCGCCGCCGAGGTCGACCGGCTGCTGGCCCGGCTGGTCGACGGGCTGCCGCCGGACGCCGCGCTCCTGGTCACCGCCGACCACGGCCAGCTCAACGTGCCCGACGCGCACCGGATCGACCTGGACACCGATCCCCGGCTGCGGGCCGGCGTCCGGGTGGTCGCCGGCGAGCCCCGGATTCGCTACCTGCACGTCGAGCCCGGCGCCGCCGCCGACGTGGTGGCGGCCTGGTCGGCGGTGCTGGGCGACGCGGCCTGGGTGACCACCCGGGACGAGGCGGTGGCCACCGGCTGGTTCGGGCCGGTGCCCGAGGAGCACCTGGTCCGGATCGGCGACGTGGTGGTGGTCTGCCGGGGCACGTACGCCGTGGTCGCCACCCGGTCGGAGAAGCCGATGGAGTCCCGGCTGGTGGCGTACCACGGGTCGGACACCGCGGCCGAGATGACCATCCCACTGCTGGTGGTGCGGGGCTGA
- a CDS encoding DNA polymerase IV codes for MGRSQSLPRGGDPRFGPDADDTGCPILHVDMDAFFASVEVRRRPELRGRPVVVGGVGPRGVVSSASYEARRYGVRSAMPTARARALCPDAVYLPPDFTQYSAASRAVMRIFRDVTPLVEPLSLDEAFLDVAGARRLFGPPVRIARLIRRRVAEEQGLTCSVGVAPSKFVAKLGSTRAKPDGLLVVPAARVLDFLHPLPVAALWGVGERSAEALHRLGLNTVNDLAEAPLGLLRRAVGEASATHLHELAWGRDSRRVSPEHVEKSIGAEVTFDVDVTDPGEIRRALLALAEKVGARLRAAGQVGRTVSLKVRLADFRTVNRSRTLTVPTDTAREMFDTAWALWTALAPGEPVRLVGVRMEGLAAAEETPRQLTLGAPERGWREAEAAADAAAARFGRSVIGPASLLSRRDPRRVEKPARP; via the coding sequence ATGGGCCGCAGCCAGTCGTTGCCCCGGGGTGGCGATCCGCGCTTCGGGCCGGACGCCGACGACACCGGCTGTCCGATCCTGCACGTCGACATGGACGCCTTCTTCGCCTCGGTCGAGGTGCGCCGCCGCCCGGAGCTGCGTGGCCGGCCGGTGGTGGTGGGCGGTGTCGGTCCGCGCGGGGTGGTCAGCTCGGCCAGCTACGAGGCCCGCCGGTACGGCGTGCGCAGCGCCATGCCCACCGCCCGGGCCCGGGCGCTCTGCCCGGACGCGGTCTATCTCCCACCGGACTTCACGCAATACTCGGCGGCCTCCCGCGCGGTGATGCGGATCTTCCGGGACGTCACCCCGCTGGTCGAGCCGCTCTCCCTGGACGAGGCGTTCCTCGACGTCGCCGGCGCCCGCCGGCTCTTCGGGCCGCCCGTCCGGATCGCCCGGCTGATCCGCCGCCGGGTCGCCGAGGAGCAGGGGCTGACCTGCTCGGTCGGGGTGGCCCCGAGCAAGTTCGTGGCCAAGCTGGGCTCCACCCGGGCCAAGCCGGACGGCCTGCTCGTGGTGCCCGCCGCCCGGGTGCTCGACTTCCTGCACCCGCTGCCGGTGGCGGCGCTCTGGGGCGTGGGGGAGCGCTCCGCCGAGGCGCTGCACCGCCTCGGCCTCAACACCGTCAACGACCTGGCCGAGGCGCCGCTCGGCCTGCTGCGCCGAGCGGTCGGCGAGGCGTCCGCCACCCACCTGCACGAGCTGGCCTGGGGGCGGGACTCGCGCCGGGTCTCCCCGGAGCACGTGGAGAAGTCGATCGGCGCGGAGGTCACCTTCGACGTCGACGTGACCGACCCGGGGGAGATCCGCCGCGCCCTGCTGGCCCTCGCCGAGAAGGTCGGCGCCCGGCTGCGCGCGGCCGGGCAGGTCGGGCGGACCGTGTCGCTCAAGGTCCGGCTGGCCGACTTCCGCACCGTCAACCGCTCCCGCACCCTCACCGTGCCCACCGACACCGCCCGGGAGATGTTCGACACGGCCTGGGCCCTCTGGACCGCCCTGGCCCCCGGTGAGCCGGTCCGCCTGGTCGGCGTCCGGATGGAGGGGCTGGCCGCGGCGGAGGAGACGCCGCGGCAGCTCACCCTCGGCGCGCCCGAGCGCGGCTGGCGGGAGGCGGAGGCGGCAGCGGACGCGGCGGCCGCCCGATTCGGGCGGTCCGTCATAGGTCCGGCCAGTCTTCTCAGCAGGCGTGATCCACGACGAGTCGAAAAACCGGCCCGGCCGTAG
- a CDS encoding DUF3040 domain-containing protein, which yields MPLSEHEQRLFEQIERSLAEDPKFASAVRASDPRFHARRRVLVAAGVVIAGLALLIYGAVIKTPPLAVAGFVVMLASLIYAVQSQRRSQSPDLHVVGGTTSRRARGGRAGRRGSFLDRMEDRWRQRPEGHR from the coding sequence GTGCCGCTCTCGGAGCACGAGCAGCGGCTGTTCGAGCAGATCGAGCGGTCGCTTGCCGAGGACCCCAAGTTCGCCTCGGCCGTGCGCGCCAGCGACCCGCGTTTCCACGCGCGGCGTCGCGTGCTCGTCGCTGCCGGCGTGGTCATCGCTGGTCTGGCCCTGCTGATCTACGGGGCCGTGATCAAGACGCCTCCGCTGGCCGTGGCGGGCTTCGTCGTCATGCTGGCCTCACTGATCTACGCGGTGCAGTCGCAGCGGCGGTCCCAGTCGCCCGACCTGCACGTGGTCGGCGGCACGACGAGCCGCCGGGCCCGCGGTGGCCGGGCCGGCCGGCGGGGTTCGTTCCTCGACCGGATGGAGGACCGCTGGCGGCAGCGCCCGGAGGGGCACCGCTGA